Proteins encoded together in one Ictidomys tridecemlineatus isolate mIctTri1 chromosome 3, mIctTri1.hap1, whole genome shotgun sequence window:
- the Gjd3 gene encoding gap junction delta-3 protein, with protein sequence MGEWAFLGSLLDAVQLQSPLVGRLWLVVMLIFRILVLATVGGAVFEDEQEEFVCNTLQPGCRQICYDRAFPVSHYRFWLFHILLLSAPPVLFVIYSMHQASKEAGGAEGAAPCARGRPEGSCAPCALRARRTRRCYLLSVALRLLAELAFLGGQALLYGFRVAPHFACAGPPCPHTVDCFVSRPTEKTVFVVFYFAVGLLSALLSVAELGHLLWKGRPRSGERDNRCNRAHEEARKLLPPPPPPALPSQRPDPDPYAPPAYAHPAPAGDSEGEGGSGRSKASLATVRQDLTI encoded by the coding sequence atgggaGAGTGGGCGTTCCTAGGCTCACTGCTGGACGCGGTGCAACTACAATCGCCTCTGGTGGGTCGCCTCTGGTTGGTGGTCATGCTGATCTTCCGCATCCTGGTGCTGGCCACCGTGGGCGGCGCGGTGTTCGAGGACGAGCAAGAGGAGTTTGTGTGCAACACATTGCAGCCGGGTTGTCGCCAGATCTGCTACGACCGCGCCTTCCCAGTCTCCCACTACCGCTTCTGGCTCTTCCACATCCTGCTGCTCTCCGCGCCGCCGGTGCTGTTCGTCATTTACTCCATGCACCAGGCCAGCAAGGAGGCGGGCGGCGCGGAGGGTGCAGCGCCGTGTGCGCGCGGGCGCCCGGAGGGCTCTTGCGCACCCTGCGCCCTGCGCGCTCGCCGCACGCGCCGCTGCTACCTGCTGAGCGTGGCGCTGCGCCTCCTGGCCGAGCTGGCCTTCCTGGGCGGCCAGGCGCTGCTCTACGGCTTCCGTGTGGCCCCGCACTTCGCGTGCGCTGGCCCGCCCTGCCCGCACACCGTCGATTGCTTCGTGAGCCGGCCCACCGAGAAAACGGTCTTCGTGGTCTTCTACTTCGCCGTGGGGCTGCTCTCGGCGCTGCTCAGCGTGGCCGAGCTAGGCCATCTGCTCTGGAAGGGCCGCCCGCGCTCCGGAGAGCGCGACAACCGCTGCAACCGTGCGCACGAGGAGGCGCGGAAGCtgctcccgccgccgccgccgcccgccctGCCATCGCAGCGCCCCGACCCAGATCCCTACGCCCCACCCGCCTATGCGCACCCGGCACCGGCCGGTGACAGCGAAGGCGAGGGCGGAAGCGGCCGCAGCAAGGCGTCACTAGCCACTGTCCGTCAGGACCTGACCATCTAG